One Coffea eugenioides isolate CCC68of chromosome 2, Ceug_1.0, whole genome shotgun sequence genomic window, ATTTTCTCATTCTTAAGGGATAATAGTCATCTAATCATCAAACGGTTTGAAGCCTCCACCATTAACATTTGTATCTTTTTCTACAGCACTAGAAAATAAATGAtcttttcaaaaacaaaaaagaaaaaggtataTAGACATACACACGTCTGCGCCCACGCACACATACATATACACATGTAAAATCTCTTTCTATAGCACTAGAATATATAtgatcttttcaaaaaaaaaaaagagaaaaaacccGCACACGCATATATAAGATACTTTCTTTTCGTATTTGTATTTGCACATCGCTCACTATAATTTTTGTTATTCTATTCTTGCATAATCAACTTGCAAATTCATATACAGCGATCATAGAAGGAGGAGATAATGTAAACGTGGAAGCCTTAAGAAACCTACCAACAGAAGCTAAAGCCTAGGAGGCATTGGTGTGGGAGACTATAAGTCATCGTTTCATTTTGTTCATTGTCTtaaatttgtccaaaattaTAAGTTTTGGAAGCTAGATTTATTTTGATCTAAATATTGGAGACCAATTTGGCACGCGGGCCAAATATTAGAAAccaaaattgcaattttctctcaaaaaaaaaagagagaaaaggtcTTGTAATCGCTAGGGGCTGCTTGTTTCACAGATTGGAATcggaaatggaaatggaatcatagactctggttttggaattaaaacttttcattccaatatctAGTTTGATTCACACATTGGAATTAGCATCATTCCAATTCCTGATGCTTGGTTTGATGAGTGTTtcggaattaaatgcaattaaattccaaatttactcctgatataacaattcttctaaaacaaaagaattacgCATATGACAAATTAACATCTTCATAATTGTAACTACAATAGTTATTAACCTTTTGATAAAACataagaaaataacaaataataGAAAAATTAATACCAGAAAATAAATATAGTGGCTGCATTAACAAGgagtaaattcccaaaaaaagcAGTTTTTAAACAATCACCCAAAAGGTGACGATTTTTTAGTCTCTTCCCAAAGGGTGAAAAATGTATCCAAGGAATGTGTTCTTCCAAATAAAAACGCAACTttcaaatacgttattttatgttttgaaaatttgtttaaatatgaaaaattggttaaatagcccataagataccagctctttatgggaaattGGCAGGTTTTGGCAGCtttatgttttgtaccagctttatggaaaaaattgattaaatagtgcccaaaggaaaactagtatgttttgtatttaacataaattaaatatgtgaaagttaaaaaaaaaaatttgcccataagataccagctctttaagggaaactggcaggttttgtagtatgttttgtaccaactctttatggaaaaaattgattaaatagcgcccaaaggaaaactagtatgttttgtatttaacataaattaaatatgtgaaagttaaaaaaaaaaaagaaattactcataagataccagctctttatgggaaattagcaggttttgtatttaatacgctatttaaccaattttttatatttaaacaaatttatgaaaattaaaataacgtatttgaaagttgcatttttatttggaagaacGCATTTCTTGAATGTGTTTTTCACCCTTTGGGAAGAGACTAAAAAATTGCCAACCTTTAGGAAGTTAGTTTAAAAACtctttctttttggaaatttaCTCCATTAACAAGTCGTTTGTGGTTCCTACGTTAGATAATGATATGAAATAGATCTCTCCTTACATATATGAACAAAAGAAGGAGACTCAAATCACAAAAGCTAACCATACCAAATACAAATCAATTGTCTAATCCAGTCGAGAGTGCCACTCAATGTCCACAATCTCCAAAAGACTAATCATATAACCATCTAACAATCAccataacaaaaagaaattgcCATCAAATCATCACTTTCCAGCTaacaataattttatttcagCGAGTAGATGGAGGATAAAGGAGGTTAATTACATATTGTCGTTTCATTTCTGCAGGAAGATTGTAGAACACATGAAGCTTGGAAATCTGCTCCGAAAGTATGTCGGCTGCATTCATTACATCTCCACTCGGTAAAGCAAGTTTCATTAACTCAGCAACAACTTGATCTCTTCTATCGGAGACCAATTGCTCACGTTTATCCTCATTTGACATGGCTGCTGCCATAGTTGTGAAATTAGCTTGAATTCCCTCCACGAAATCTCCAAATTTGCTGGTGAGAAGTTGCAATGATGCATCAAGATCACCCCTTGTTGTTGATgcagatttcattttttttgacacATTTACAATGGGAGGGgattgtttcttttgtttcttggaatttctTGTGCTTGTTGAGCTTGGTTGAGTTGATTGCTCCATGGAATTTACTTCATCTTCTTCTACCTTATCATTATCCGAGTTTGACATAGCATCAAGCCCTTCATCTCCTTCCTCCAAATTTTGGACATCTTCCATATCTTGGACAGCTTGTGCAAAATCTTCAGCAACATTTCCAGTGGCTCTGTCTCTTCCATATACAATTTCAAGATCTCCTAAATATGAAAATTTGACATCCCAAAGGCCCTTCGCATCCTTATGAGTCTAGAGATAGAATAGAAAGATAAATGATAATCTTAATAAAAGGTTGAAAAAGAACATATCAGAATGTAAAAAGTAATCAATTTCTTACCTTGCACCAATCATCATACCACTGTTTTTCACAAGAAATCTTTTTCTCAGCATCATTCCAACTACAACCACTTTCTTTGCACATTTCAACAATTGCATGgaacctatttttcagccacttAACTTTTGATTCAATATGTGGGCTGACTTGTTTGGTAAAAGTAGGTTGCTTACGCAAGATAATTTTAAGCAATTCGCtcatataattatttttaaatcctCCATCTGATTTCCACATTGGATCACAAGCCAACTCTTGCAATGATTCTATGAGCACTTTTACCTCTTCACCAGTCCAAAAACATTTATTTTTCCCTCTTTCACGTACAATTTCATCATTCTCCATCCTATCATTTAGAAGTCAACCCATATCTATCAATTAATTTTGATACACAATAGCATATAACTGAAATTTATAATATAACAAAACACATAAAAGAACATACAATTAAAAgtcaatccaaatttaaaagaACATACATCAAGTGTCAATCTAATTCACAAATCCACTACAAGAGTACATCAAATGTCAATCCAAATTTAACGAGTCTAAGAGCTAAACATCCATTCATAGCTAAATACTAAGTCCAGCCCTCCAATTGTCAAACATTTCATGTGCTAAATTATTTCTAAAATTTGCCCATTGATCACTTGGCAAAATAGTGGATATGTACTCTACTTCTTCATCACTGTCTTCAtcttcactttcattttcttcactttGTAGTAATTCTTGTGGATCAAAAGTCATGAACTTCCTTATCAAGTTGTGCAGCAGACAACATGCCATAATTATTCGCACTTGTGtttgaattggaaaaaatgaaggGGATGCTAGAATCTTCCACCTTCCTTTTAGCAATCCAAAACATCTTTCTATGATATTTCTAGCTTTAGAATGTTTCATGTTGAAATATTCCTCTGGTCTTTGTGGTCGATAACCATTGAATTCATTAAGGTGATATCTTTGCCCTCGATAAGGGGCAAGAAATCCATCAGCATTACAATATCCAGCATCCACCAAGTAATAACAACCTTCAAAATTCAATCATgcacaaattaatactagactaccttattttcgaaaaaaaattgattgaatggTATTGAATACTGCaatatatgtttaccttgtggGACTCTAAGACCATTTGGTCTAGAGATAGCATTTCGAAGCACACGACCATCATGTGCCGAACCTTCCCAACCAGGCAAGACATAGATAAATTGCATATTAGGAGAACAAACCCCTAATACATTCGTTGCAATACTTCCTTTTCTCGTTCGGTATCTTGATTTTTGTTCGGTGGGTGGTGTCACATCTATTAATGTCCCATCTAAGGCACCTAAACAATTctattttaacaaaaataaaaaatataaatgagtTAAAATGTCTATATTGGATAGTTTAGatgaaaatatacattttatTAAATGATTGTATTTTAATGTTTGAATTACCTTAAAACATTTCCATCTCTCATCTGTGCAATCTTCGGTAATAGGCTCAGGCTTCTTAAGTAATATAGTATGCAATTTCAAAACTGCTAGGAGGCAAAGATTAAATTGACGACTCACCGTTTCTCTACTTCTCCAAAATAGACCACAAATTGTTCTACTTTTCTTGTGGTGAGccaaaacatatacaaacatggCAACAATTTCTTCTATTGACATGTTTCTTGTAGCTTTCAAACCTCCAGTGTCTCTAATCATTTCACATAATATCCCAAATGTTCGTCTATCCATACGAAGTTCGCTAATACAATAAGCATCACTCTCCCTAGTCAAATTGAATAAGTGTTGCATGCGCTCAGtgactttttcttcttttgattttatttggCGTCTTCTACTTTTGAGATGAATGAATATTAACTGGTACCACATCATAAACAGTGCAATAACAACCATTATCATTCCTGATAAAATCTGGCTTTGCCCTCGATATTTTTTGCGTCTTCTGTTTTCAATAGGCAAACGTGGCATCTTTGTCTACATAACAATATGACAACCAAACGTAAGTATTCACCAAACTAGATTACGGTATCAAAATCTTCAAATGCATTAAACATCAATTGATCTTATTAAAAGGGCCTAGACATGCATCATACATCCGTAAACATAATGATGTATAGATATAAATAAGTATAAACAAACGAAATTGATGGTTGAAACTTGAAATCCTAATGTACGAATAACTATGAAACTGAAAGCTATTCAGGCAGACAATTTTACAAACAGGTACAGGGCATGTAGAAACCCACCCAAACTATACCAGTATTCAcggatcaaataaccaaaagaTCAAGAATTGATTGACCTCCATTGAATGCGTAATCCAAGAAAACAcattaaaaacataaaaatgacAAATCTAGTGACATTAACATTTATCTcaccaaaaaaaagaacaaaataatgTATCTGTTGAAGTGCGTGAATTAAAATACATGTATTACAACAAAATACATTGATTAAAAACATGTATTATTCTCACCAATAATAGTTTATTTGTTGCGGAAATAATGTGTAAAGTACTAAGCAATCTTCTTAATTAATTTCTTATTGGATTTTGTGACAAAAGAATATGAATTCATGGAAGGAAGACTTTTTTGCAAAACTGACTGATTGTGTAGCGTGAGTGGAATAAAAGTGAGAAGGTGATGGGTCCAGAGCATAGCATTTTGGTCCAGTTAGTGTTATTGTATCAGattcccttcttttcttctttatttttagctACCCAGTGAGTAGCATGAAAAacagagaagaagaaagagaaaagctTGCATACGAAAAGAAAATTGCAGAGGCAAGGGAGTTTGTAATCCACTGACCTGGGATCAAGGAATTCACCCTAGTAGAAGACTCTTCAACTCTAGAATTCGTTGTCCAAGGAGAGTCGAAAGCCACTGATCTTTATGGTTGTCCAATCGGTGAAGTAGAAGAGGTAGAAAAtctgatgaagaagaagaacagaAGGTGTGGCGTGtaatgaagaaaaaaagagggtAGGTTCGTCATAAATGTTTTTGCTCGGGAATAAGTtgagggttttgtccaaaacctccCAATTTACTCAGGAATGGTGAAAGTCtgattttttagaaatgattcCAGAAATTGCATTCTAATAGACTTAACCCAAGCAACAAATAAGGGGTTCATTCCATTATTTGATTCCCAAACCCTTTAACCAAGCAGACCCTTAATTTTCTTCTTAACGGGAACCCTTGCTATTAGATGGTTTAGTAGAGAACTCCAAAGTGTGGAACTTTAGTAGAAAGTCGAACTGGTGCATTTCTAATCAACTTATGTTGGGACCAAGTACTTGCTGCATTTCTGCAGCCAATTATTCAGGCTGATGCTTGATTACTCGATTAacgtatttcttttctttcttaaaaatgaaaaacaaataaccaaaataGAAGTAGTTTACAGGACCTGGATTGCAAGCTTTTCGCCATGGCTACAATGTTCCTCCTAGCTAGGAGCAAAAAGTAAACAATCAAAAGGTCGTCTTCGTATGTCCATTGTCTCACTAAGGAAAATTAAAGTGCTTTTCAATCAATTACTCGAGGAGAAGTTTTATGGCCATTATTGTGTAAATATGCTAAGTGGACAATAAGAAAAGACAGTTTCAAAGTTGTGTGTTCCAATTACGAAGTTCAAGAATATTAAATTAGGCGGCTGCAAAGGTCAAGAGCGTGATGTTTTAGGCAGGAATTTTTAGTATTGATAAATACAGTAATCAGATGATGTgttagtaaaaaattttcaatcacAAACCTAACTAGGGTTGGTATGAGCACATGTGATCCTTACTGTTAAACATTAAACACGAATATATAATTATAGAGCATGTTCAAAGGAAGGATCCCGTGCAGCAGGGACAGAACTAGGATTTTGGTACGAGGGACAAACATTCAAATATattgataggtcataatttgttgctaaatttataattatttttcccttgattttagccaaatattattttaattgattgattctacttatatttggtataaTGGTGCCAATTGTAGGAAAATGAGCAAAATGTGACAAAAGGAGTAATTTTCCAACAATTACTGTCAAGTCTAGAGATGACGGGATTCACGCATGGTAGTTTCCTAATTCAAGCCGAAGACTTACGAAGCATGTTTTCAAATACAGTTGGGAAACATTTTAGATTATTAGGAAATATCTTCTTTTTAGGAAAATTAGGAAGTTCAATGTATTTGGGGAaactagaaaatagaaaaagaaaaggtcgGCTCCCGTTTGATTACTACTTcttaggaaagaaaagaggaggcTAGTCTATTTTTATTCCTTCTTTCACGTTTGGAAAGGAACAGTTAGTAGTAgggtaaaatacataaaaccCCCCTGTGGTTAAGGAAATTGACACGAAACTTCCTCATTGTTTAAAAACTCCCACATAACCACCTTGTGCTTTGGACTAATTTGGAAAATGGacgaaaatcatccaaattgacGGAAAGATGTAAATTTCCTATATTAACCCTATTTACAAACTGAATCGAAGTTTAACTTAGGGCTcaattaaagttttaaaaacttTCTTCCTTCATTTGAAACAAAGGTAGAACTAAGGGGCTCATTTGAAATTTTATAAGATGTATCATCTTCTTCAAGGAAATGTCAGAACGTTCTGGGCTTTCCGGTCATTCCGGCTTCATCCCACATACCATCTTCGAGCTTCCTAGCTTCGGAGCTAAGATGGAGCCAAGGAACT contains:
- the LOC113759509 gene encoding protein ALP1-like; protein product: MPRLPIENRRRKKYRGQSQILSGMIMVVIALFMMWYQLIFIHLKSRRRQIKSKEEKVTERMQHLFNLTRESDAYCISELRMDRRTFGILCEMIRDTGGLKATRNMSIEEIVAMFVYVLAHHKKSRTICGLFWRSRETVSRQFNLCLLAVLKLHTILLKKPEPITEDCTDERWKCFKNCLGALDGTLIDVTPPTEQKSRYRTRKGSIATNVLGVCSPNMQFIYVLPGWEGSAHDGRVLRNAISRPNGLRVPQGCYYLVDAGYCNADGFLAPYRGQRYHLNEFNGYRPQRPEEYFNMKHSKARNIIERCFGLLKGRWKILASPSFFPIQTQVRIIMACCLLHNLIRKFMTFDPQELLQSEENESEDEDSDEEVEYISTILPSDQWANFRNNLAHEMFDNWRAGLSI